tgcattatattttaatttgttaCAATTTCTTCAAGGGAAAAAAATGAACCACAAATGACCAATAGAGTTTCCACTTTGTACGTCTCAAATTAACCCGAATAAAGGAAGAGTTTAGTTCAACATACGTACCTTGATGGCATTGCATGTTTGGATTACTGATAATCATTTTGTGTGCAGCGAAGATAATAATACCTTACTATAGGATCTCATTAATTAAGATATAGAGCCAAGTTCGATTCTCACATGGAAAATATCtaataatttagaaaaaaaaacaagagaTCGAGTTACATTAACTCGATATATGTAAAATGAAACGACAATGTCTCTAaagaaacattttttttttattacaacacaCGCCTCTTCTCAAAGGGGAGAggtttatgttattttaatcCATTGGTAATGACAccaaatatgtattttagaaagTGATGTATGGGAGACTAATAATTCCTAGATTTCACGTTGCTTGATCATGATGAGATAAGTGGGAATTGGACTAATTAAGCTAACAAGAGAGGAAGGGGGAGAGGGATTTAAACGAGTTAAAATAGAAAATAGTTTTCTGAGTATTTTCGAGTAAtttgaatattattttatttatatatgaaaTTATCTGAGATCGAACTTAATATGTCAAGCACATTTTAAGTTTAATTCTAGCTCAATATAGAATGTACATATAAACTTTGATAATTAACCAAatgaaaaattacaattttgatTCTATATATTTGCTTTATCGCGATTTCGGTCATCaatgataaattttaattttagttatctatttatcaatttttgacaattttagtaaatttttatcTGGAGTGTTGATCCATGTGGCACTGGCACTGCACATATCAGCTTAATGTCGATATCAGCTTAATGTCGGCCCTACATCAGTACCACCTCCGaacaaatatattaaaattgcaaaaaaaaaaaaaaaacctaaaatAACAAACCGAGACCAAAATTTAACAACACGACGTACAAACTAAAAATCGCAAAGAAACAAATGTATATAACAAAAAATTGGAATTTCTCCTTAACTAAAAAAAGACCAATTTTCATTTAAACTAAAATCAAATTCGAATTCGAACTCCAGTTAGTTTAATAAAATCGACAtcgaatttaaaaattatatatctatCAACATGATTCCTTTAGTTAATTAAACATTAATAAAAAGTTATTCCTTGGTGTAGGgcaataattataatatatacaaAGGTGATGGGAGGGGACCGTTCCAAACCTATCCTATATAAAGGCACACAACGCACCAGCACTTGTTCATACacatatatcaaatcaaaagCAGTGTTCCTTTTAATGGAACAGTGCCCGATACAGTTGTGTTACTACTGTTCCAGGGTTTCTAAAATATAGGGTTTCCTCAATCTagtctttaaaaaaaataaaaattcaactgtCTGAAAATCAAAGAATTAAGTAAGGGAGGTGACAGAAGAGAGTGAGCACACATGGTATTTTCTTGCATAAACAGATTCCCACATGCTTGAAGCTATGGGTGCTTACTCTCTGTCTGTCACCCCATCTtctctctctctcacacacGCATTTTTAAGggtgtaatactgtatatttaatatatgaacGCGGGTTTGTGATTTTCTACTGTATTTTGTCTTGCGTTTACATTTAGGATGTGCTATGAATTGATCTGAATCTGATGTGCTTCGTTTATGTGTTAGCATTTTAATCTTGATGCAGGGTTCTTgagcataaaaattttaagagtGGTTTCGGAGATTACGGCATGAAGGGTACTCTTGGAGGGCTCATATATATGCTGCAATTTGGAGGAATATGGATGGGAAATTAAGGGTTAGAGAGAAAATTCATTGATTCGAGCTTTTGATTTCAAATTTTCCAGGACAGACAaggaagataaaggtataaatataaaaaatattcatattttaaaacctGTAAATTTTGCTAAAAATTCCCAGTTTTTCTCAATGAACATTGTGTAAAAATTGTTGCTGTGCACTATATGTCTGTATTGATTGACACAAGCTAGTGCACTCGATGCTCACAGGGCTTCCCACTTTCTCCTTTACTCAGAGCAGCAATTTTTGACTTGGTTTCTTCGACAGACCGATGGTGGGACTGCAACCCTATTCTATGAAGATATTAGCACAGATTAATAGGCCTTAGTTAATTTGATTGTTCACTTGTTTCTTGAGTATAGTTTTGAAGGGTTTTTAATTCGATTTATTTCTCGAGCTTCTCCTACTCGAAAACATGTTGCTGATCGGAGATATAAAAAATGAGAAATTACCATTTTCTATAGTATATACATGTATGATTAAAGGTCAACCACGGGGCCGGAGCTCATCTGGACAAAGAGATGCTGATCTTGAGCTAAATTAATCGAGCTGCGAAATGATGAGTACCTTCGGTTGTCGCCGAAATTGATCAGTAACATCATCTAGAAAGTTGAAGGGCTTATGTATATGCAACAGCTGAGGAGTCTTTCGTGTTCTCGCAGTAAACCAAACAATCGACACCAAGGATTTGGATCataagaaaaaattaaattatagatAGATCGTCCAACTCGAACTCAATTCTTAGTATCATTGGATGTTCCCTATCGAAGAAATAATAGCTCATTCCACCACTATCATACAATCAGAATTGCGTAGTatctttggaaacacagattATCATACTTGCTATTGCGCCTACTACTTCATGTATACACTGACTTGATCTTTGGAGTGGTTACTATCGCGACACCCTCGATGTACCCTAGACAAGGTTCTTTGTAGGTCGGATTCGACATGTTAACTACCTGGCTAGCTCGGAAAATGAGAAGCCAAGGCAAGTTTTTTCATGTACATTGTTTTGGAGCTTACAGCCTGTGTTTTATGTGAAGGTAGTCTTATCATTATATTTCCATGCtctctttcaactgataacgGATATGCATATATACTGCATCAATAATTTTTCAGTCATGTGAAACTATTATCTTATTTATATGAGAAAATTAGGATTTTGGTACTATAAATTGGTATGTTTTGGATTAAAAGTTTGATTTTACCCGgtaagttaatttttttttgtttcggtCATTTTTTGTATGAAATCAATGAATCTAATGAATATTGTTTATTTGGCACCGGTTTTCTCTTACGTAACTCATATGGTATAAATAAAGCTCATGTTATACACATTAACATACATCTAAACAaaagtaaaagaaaaaaataaacaagaacgACACTCAATATTTTAAAACCGGAAGAAATTTTTTTGCATTTTGCTGAGTTAGATTTTAATATATGTAATATGAGTTTTATTGTCGCCATAAGATCCAATTAGAGCACATTGAAGTTCCAACTTCTAATTCGTATGTTAAAACACTTATACGAATTTTAATCGGTTCGCGCATAACCTATTAGCTTATTGGAATAGTGGATACGCTCATAATTTATTCTTTTTCCAATTTGGATCCATCAATTGCTCTTCTCTGTTATAAATCTAGGCATACGTACCGGTAGCGCTTGCTAAAATTAATAAAAGAATTGTCCaggaaaataatatttgtgaTGCTCAATAGTAGAAGATAAAATTGCATGTTTGACACGCTTTTGAATAGCGTTGTAATCAACTCCACCAAGTCAAACACGATTTCGGTTTTACTTGGTCAATATTTGCTTTGCACCATAGAAGATAAAAATTGCATCTTTTGACACGCTTTTGATTAGAAGTTTCATCGACTCTCTATAGAAATTCTATCGGTGGAAACCAAATTGTTACTATTATCTGTGTATTTTGcactatattatatattaaacgAGTGTACATATTTATTAACCGAGTTTGGTATAAATTGGTAATATCAAACTAAATTTAAATATCTGCTgcaatataaatttattatatctcatatatataacaaaataataataataatttattatcagACAATTCGATATTATGTCGGTATTATTAAATATTGAGACCGAGCGAAATGGATACGGGGTTCACTGCCTAACAGACGGGGGGTCAAAATTCCAGTCATTAttcaaatatcaaatttataAAAGTTGTCAAATCAAACCGAATCTcctcatttttttaatataaaaaaataaaagaaaaacaatagTATTTAATTGGAGGGGTCGAAAATATGCGTAAGAAAAATCTGAACTCTTCGTGAATTTGCCTCCAAttctatattaatttaaattatatatcattATATTATCCCCGTATTGTACACCAAATGATTAATTTACGGACACCTAGTGGTAGGGACgcaatcgagtcgagccgagccgaactcttgaatgtttgagcttggtttgtttataatcgagccgagctcgagctttatttaacaaatatattcatggctcacgagctttttcaagcttttatcgaacctaaacgggatcaataaatatgaattgtatatttaaatattcattaaatttattaaaagataaattatacatttagaaaaataatataatattcttattaaaatttgtcaatttattataataaataaatttaatagatttttctacatacttcataattaatgtgttaaatcaataaaatatcaaaattattatttttcatctaagatattacttatgaatttactaacgaatatgttcacgagctaacgagccgaatattgtagagcttgaacttggttcgtttatcttaacgagcatCATTAAACGAACTCAAacaagcttttatcgaatcgagcttcgaatagctcacaaacggtttagTTCATTTACATCTCTACCTAGTTGTTTAGGATTTGGATCCACATGTTAATTTATGTTGTAGGGATGGGTGTGAAGATCATCTTGTATGCTAGCTTTTcaattaggcaaaaacttgtgtgagacggttttatgggtcgtattttgtgagacggatctcttattttggccatccatgaaaaaatattatttttatgctaagagttttattttttattttgaatatcggtagggttgatccgtctcaaaGATAAAGATTTGTAAGACCGTCTCAAAAGAAATTTACTCTTTCAATTAATACAAAAATCTTAATATCAATTACATAAATCATAATTATCATTGAAACTCTCCCAAAACACAAAATTATGttgtcaattttatgagacggatcttcAATCCAACTCAgttcatgaaaaaataatattttttatgtcaaaaatatttttttcgtaAATATGAATCGAATCAACCCGTCTCAAAAGAGACTTATTCATTggaaaaatacaataaaaaccTCAATAACATTTTATGATCAAGtcgttaattttttttccacaATAGGAAGCTTTATTCAATTTGACTTTTATTATCAAgtcattaatatttttattattaatgtaAATTGCATATATATTTATCCAAACAAAGAAATAAactataagaaaatattttcaaatatttttaatataattttttgtcgTTCTATATAAAAACTAATTAAACGCCAAACATAATTATCCACAAAAATCTAAATTTACAAGAGTTGCGTGAACAATGCCATTAGTGATTCATTAATTAAAATGTGAACCCCACGTTGACATGAAGGTCATTCATGttcacatacatatatatgtcatTTATGTTCACACACATACAGTTTTCTAAAAAGCGATAGATCGGAGCCGGATAGTCGCCACAGCTTGTTTAGGCGGCGTCCAGATGGTTTTTTTACAATATaaatatctaattttttttgttaatctCTGTATTTCTCCATAATTTCTCTATATCAGATTCAAACTCAAAATTAATGacatatttttcttatttatacGATACAAATTGATTGAGAAATATGTCAGACgatctttttaaaaataaaaaaattatatatatatcacatcaGACGGCTTCTAAAAATTGGGGCGGTGAACGACCGCCTAACGCCTAGACAACACTTTTTAGATCCATGTAAATATTTTTTCGGGGAAGGTTCTCATGGGCGAGCGAGACAAATGACAACATATTAAATCCatgtaaatatataattttgtgtGCGAGCAGCTTTCCCAACTCGCCGTCCTTTGTCTCGCTCGTCCATGAGAACCTTCCCTGAATCTCAATGTGGTTCACACCTAGCGCACACGTCTCTCCACCTGTATGCTTAAATTATGTATGTAACACCTTACGCGAAATTTTCAAACCCAGACCCACTTTTTGTACTTTGACATTTATCGCTGCGTTCACATCGTAATTTACGATTTTTATCAAACGCCTTAACTGCGTATATGTATTTGAACTTTGACGTCTCCAGGTTTTGCAGATCAACCTTATTGCTCGTCGTGTTTTCGATACTTTCGAATTTTTTTGAGGGAGAGCCCATTTTGAAATGAGTGAAAACAAGCAACATCAACAGCAGCAGACTAAGAGAAGAAAAAAAGTGAATGCGAACGATAGTGGTGGGATTATGGGTGCGGGAGTGGATGAGAAGCGGGTTAAGACTAAGGGGTTAAACGAGATTATTAGTTCGTTGGATTTTCTCGATGATCAAGAAAAGAGCGATCTTCAAGAGATGAAGAAGGTGAATCAAGAAGAAATGATTCGATTCGAGAATAATCACAGCCAGCAAAGGGTCGCTACGATGGATTATTTTTATAAGTTGAAGGAATATCACAAAGATGCTGAGCGCCACGACGGGACTCGTAAAAGAAAGGCGAAAGCGAACGCTTTTACTGCCGCTAACGTTGCTGCATCAGCCATCGCAGGTGCAAGTGCGGATGAGTCAGTCTCTAACGATGAAAACGTAACCACCAGCAATAAAACTCTGTCATCCGGCCCTCAGCGGCGGCTGTGGGTCAAAAACAGGTCCAAAGATTGGTGGGATCAATGCAACAGTCCTGATTTTCCCGAGGAAGAATTCAAGAAAGCATTTAGAATGGGGAAGGGTACATTTGATTTGATCTGTAGTGAGCTGAACTCTGCCGTAGCCAAGGAAAACACCATGTTGAGGGATGCAGTCCCCGTAAGGCAACGCGTAGCCGTGTGCATATGGCGGTTGGCCACTGGAGAGCCGCTCAGGCTCGTTTCTAAGAAGTTTGGATTGGGTATTTCTACGTGCCATAAGCTTGTCCTCGAGGTTTGTTCGGCTATAAGCAGTGTTTTGATGCCCAAGTATCTTAGGTGGATGGATGAGGATAATATGAAGACGACTATGGATGAATTCAGTTCGATGTCTGGAATTCCTAATGTGGTTGGATCAATGTACACAACGCATATACCAATCATTGCTCCAAAGATCAGTGTGGCAGCATATTTCAACAGGAGGCATACAGAAAGAAATCAAAAGACCTCGTATTCGATCACTGTTCAAGGGGTCGTTGATCCAAGGGGCGTCCTCACCGATGTCTGCATCGGCTACCCCGGTTCAATGTCGGATGAACAGGTTTTGGAAAAGTCCACGCTCTTCCAAAGGGCAAATGCTGGGTTGTATAAAGGTGTTTGGATTGTTGGAGGCTCCGGATTACCTTTAATGGATTGGACATTAGTTCCTTACACACATCAACATTTGACTTGGACTCAACATGCTTTTAATGAGAAAATAGGAGATATTCAAAGGGTTGCGAAAGATTCATTTGCTAGATTGAAAGGGAGATGGGGTTGTTTGCAGAAGCGAACCGAAGTTAAACTTCAAGATTTGCCAGTCGTTCTTGGGGCGTGCTGCGTGTTGCATAACATATGCGAACTGATGGGCGAGAGGTTGGATCCAACGCTTAAATTTGAGCTCTTTGATGATGAAATGGTCCCTGAGAATGTCTTTAGATCGACAAATGCGGTACGCGCGAGGGACGTGATTGCGCATAATCTTTTGCATCATAACCTTGCTGGAACCTCATTTCTATCTTAGATTGAAGAGATTTTGGCGTTCAAATAACATTATAGATCCGCATTGCCGCTTTGAGGAACATGCAGTCATAATTTGCTCAAGGGGCCCCATTTTAAGTCCCTCTTAGATGGGGCTTGAGCAAATTGATGATTCTTGCGTTGTAGGTTTGATTCATGGTACATAGAAATTACAGAGAGATGGGCTTTAATTTCTAGATTTTGATCAACAATAATTAGGTGCATTACAATCAGTTCTTTTTTTTATGCATTACAATTAGTTGAAGTCTATTtgtttgatttaattgtttttctTGTACAAGTATATGATAGTTACTACAATATTTTTATCTTCGAACTGTGAAATGAAAAACTTACAATTTGTTTGTTTGCGTTTCCAACTTTTTTTTTAGCCATTGGTTCTTTTGTTTCTTAAATTTTTGTATTAATTAGAAACTAAAGATTCCATGTTGAAAATGTTGCAAGATATTATTTTGTGTCAatgtaaaaatatgatatttgaatCCTCTTTTATGGCTGAAAACTTATCATCATCACATGATGTTGAGCTCTTTTTACTCAAAATGATCGGTTGATCATCTGATCGATCTCACACAATAttagataaatttaaaattttatagatAGCTTGGTAAGATATTATTTGTGTCGATGTCATTTCATGTTAATATGTGGGTTAATGATGTCACATCACAAgtgcataatttaaatttattgcgatgaaatatttttaaaatttaaaatgtaattatttttgaattaatatGTAATACAATAACATAATATTTTGGaaactaataaaaaaaattaagttaaACTTTACCATGTCTTCTGCTAAAAATTGTTAAGCATAAACAAATAAGATTTTATTCACTAATAAAAAAATTGGCTGAAATAatcaatcaagaaaaaaaacaGTTATTAGAAGTaatctataatttttttaaatgacgATGTATGATTGCTTTCTTTTTTGAATTATCTTTCGAATTAATGCAACCGTCTACAAATCACGTTAGTCAAATAAATTGTACTTGACAAACCTTTTGCAACATACTCACCCAAAAAAATTTTGTAGAAAAAATCAAACTCCTAACCATTAATCAATCGCTACTCACCTATTCCACAACTCGATCCCCACTATTGGGCAACCTTAATCTATAATTCTTGGTAAGAGAAGGACCGCCATTAGAGCAGTTGAGCATGGGTTTTGGACTTTTGGTTGCCGTCTCAGAAGAGTATTCATTAATGATAAAATAGTGGTCTAGTCCCGTTCGTGTTTCGACTTTTGAGGTCATCCATTTTTCTAATTTAGATTATATGTTGACAATTAAACACATTGTATTTTTAGAGTAGGTGTCTTGCGacacggtctcacaaatctttatatatgagacggatcaaccctaccgatattcacaataaaaagtaatactcttagcataaaaagtaatattttttcatgaatgacttcGGTGACACTTGCAAACAAGAAagaaactcgtgaatgggcgtcggaggagtgtccggcgtagccactccgatgcttaaatCAGTAGGTTAAAGATAAACACAAGCGAATATATGGGAGAATATATGTAAGTGCTTGagagttcaaagaattcagaatctgtaaatgacattaatacctgctatttataatagaaaatggggtaggtacctcgTTTCCAGTGCCACcgactaagtatggcaagtcggctgcccatactaTAGGTTCTGATGACTTTTAGAACACTCCAAACCCATGTTTCTAtgacagattagacagcttgtatcaatcacactcgagtgtggcacaattctcgaggtggcccggATGGTAAGGTACCCGGGTGCTTGTATGAGGGCCCGAGCTATTGATTACCCGGGAAGAGGAGAAATGCGCGGCTAGTGAGGAAAGTACCCGACATATTGGCTCTAATCTGGACTATCCAACTAATAACTCGGGTCTTTCATGACTCGGATCCTTATGATTCGAATCTTTTACATACAATAAATAGCACATAAATAAAATCGAACTCAAATAAACCGACTTTTGAGGTTGAAGTAAACGTTCAACTGACACCAAACTGGAATTAGTTTAACAATATTGAATTGTTCGCATGTCAAACTTGGTGTGAATCTTGTTAATGTCGACTGAAAAGTCAACGTGGTAGGAAGTAAGCAATCACGTATTATCAGTTTTCAAACCAATAAAACCGATATTTTGCCATTTGTGCTCGTCAATATGAAAAACTTGCATAAAAACATGACACGCGGGGAAGGGGATAAACAAATGAGTGAGACTAGCTTTGTCTTTCTATTAGTATGCTATGACTCCAGTTTTGCACGATTCGTACGAGAAAAATAAGAAATCttgacaagaaactcatatatGAAAAGTTGTTGATAGAAGAATTGAACTTGTAACAATTGACCACGTTGACGTTGACCTCCCCAAGGGCATTTTTCTTCCTTTTTACGTAAAATTTAAAAGGGTTTACTGCAATTTGAAAATATACAATgcaaaataaaatgaatttcTTGGGCAGCTGAGAAGTCTTACGAGTGTCTACATCAATATCATGAGACCCaagacattatttaaaataaaacttcTCAACCTTAAGCTAATCAGCAGGCCACAAGGTGAGTTCAAACTCGGAAAGTACATTGATTTTCACAAAGTGCAGACCAAGGGAATATGCAAAATGAGTGCAATATTCCATTTTTAAATCTCCCACGATCTTCAACAAGCCTTGGCCTTGGACCATAAACACTCGGCTTCTAAATTTGATTATCGACAGACCAAGCAGTCTCATCTTTACATTTGAGATAATAAAGACATTTAACAAGGAAACAAATGTAAAGCATGGGCTATAATACATAGAAGCAAAAATAATAGTTCTCAAGAGTTAAGACCAACAAATAGAAGTATATTATAGGTTATAACCTGTACGTAAAGAGTAGAGCATGAACCCAGTATAAAGCAACAAATATAAAGGTAACCCAAACTCGGAAACAAACACTCACCAATTGACACCAACTAAGAACCAGAAGACAAACCAAAACCATAAACCATCCATGAAAACAATACCCAGTACTAGGTTTCCTCTCAACCGAATAATAACCCATGCTTCGACCCTTGTCAACAAAAACCAAGACGTCTACCTCCAAAGAGCTTATTTCTCATCACAGATTTTCTTGCTACTGATCTTTATCCTTTTTCTCACCCTCGGATAAAGGTGCCTCCTCTTTTGCCTTTGGTTTCTCTTCACTATCTTTTCCTTCAAcactcaaattttcaagaagatCAGCAGCTGCATTGGCTTCTTCACTCTCTCCACCACGCTGCGCCAGAGATTCAGTGATCTCTTCAATTTTATCCTTGAAAGCTTTGCAGTCTGTAACCCATAATAAGAGTAAAAGAGGACgtaaaaaaattatacagaATGCAAATTCAACATCAGAGAATTAAAATATCAATCACGAGTAAGTTTTTATCACAAGCTTTCGGAAGTAATTTACACACGAAACCAAAgaacaatttcataaaataatcagTCTAATCCCACCTTCAGTCATTAACCGGGAAATCACAAATAGTCCTAGACTCCTA
The Primulina tabacum isolate GXHZ01 chromosome 9, ASM2559414v2, whole genome shotgun sequence DNA segment above includes these coding regions:
- the LOC142555454 gene encoding protein ANTAGONIST OF LIKE HETEROCHROMATIN PROTEIN 1-like, with translation MSENKQHQQQQTKRRKKVNANDSGGIMGAGVDEKRVKTKGLNEIISSLDFLDDQEKSDLQEMKKVNQEEMIRFENNHSQQRVATMDYFYKLKEYHKDAERHDGTRKRKAKANAFTAANVAASAIAGASADESVSNDENVTTSNKTLSSGPQRRLWVKNRSKDWWDQCNSPDFPEEEFKKAFRMGKGTFDLICSELNSAVAKENTMLRDAVPVRQRVAVCIWRLATGEPLRLVSKKFGLGISTCHKLVLEVCSAISSVLMPKYLRWMDEDNMKTTMDEFSSMSGIPNVVGSMYTTHIPIIAPKISVAAYFNRRHTERNQKTSYSITVQGVVDPRGVLTDVCIGYPGSMSDEQVLEKSTLFQRANAGLYKGVWIVGGSGLPLMDWTLVPYTHQHLTWTQHAFNEKIGDIQRVAKDSFARLKGRWGCLQKRTEVKLQDLPVVLGACCVLHNICELMGERLDPTLKFELFDDEMVPENVFRSTNAVRARDVIAHNLLHHNLAGTSFLS